In bacterium, the genomic window GCACCATCAAGGCTTCAATATTACGGTATTTGATTTTTCAGGTATAAGATAAGACTGCGCAACCCGTCTGATATCCTCCGGCGATACGCGCATAAAATCATTTTCCAAGGCATCCAGTTGTCCGTTATGATACCGTCCGGAGATCGTCGTATAGCGACCAATCCATTGTGCGCGTCCCAATGTCGTTTCCAAGCTTTGTGCCCACTCGGAACGGATAATATTACGCATACGCTCCCATTCGCGCAATGTGATCAATTCTGTTTTTAGTTTGTTCAGCTCATCCCACAACGCTTGTTCCAGTTCTTCAATAGCTATCTCCGGGCGTGCTTGCGCCGTAACATGAAAAAGGCCGTCATCCTTTTTTTCATCCATACTGCATGATACGGAAGTAGCTTTTTGCGGATCATACACCAGATGACGATATAGTCTTGAACTTTTCCCCGTTGCGAGTACGCCAC contains:
- a CDS encoding insulinase family protein; its protein translation is ARRRVVNKEVALPAIHIAFSAVHVDHPDFAALSFLSGVLATGKSSRLYRHLVYDPQKATSVSCSMDEKKDDGLFHVTAQARPEIAIEELEQALWDELNKLKTELITLREWERMRNIIRSEWAQSLETTLGRAQWIGRYTTISGRYHNGQLDALENDFMRVSPEDIRRVAQSYLIPEKSNTVILKP